TCGAAATGCATGAACTTGTTGTGAAAAGCATAGTGACATTTTGAAGAGGTAATGAGATCTGCCTTAAAAAGACAATTGTGGATGACTGAACAGTTACTGATCAGTTTCTTATCTTTTTGTTTAGATATTCTACTGTAATACCCAGGCTGTGGTGTTGGTTTAGACCAGGACTGCTAGACTTGTGGTGCAGGATATAGTTTCTCAAGTGTCACTATGTTATGTTGAAGTTAATGTCAATGCATTTGATCAATCCCTTGTTGTGAATATTagcatacacaaatgcatgaatGTAACTTTGTCAGATCTTGCAGTCAGAATCAAATGGAATTGATTGTTTTATGGTGCTTTACATTGTTCATACTGAGACACGCTCTAGGCCAAAGCATTACTTTTTTGAACTAAAGTACTTGCACAAATGGAAACAGATCAAGTGAAATTTGGAGGTGTGATATTAGTCATTGTCCTGACCCTATTTTTTATGGCTTTGCAGAATTAACAAGCATGCTTATTTCAATAATTCTCAGAACAGTAATTTGtggctgattttttaaattacctacCTGTTTTTTAGCAACTTGTGTGGTCACTCCGCTGTTCTGCACTTTCAAAAATGGATTCTAAAAATAAACTTAGATCTAATGTAGTATACAGTCGCTATTCAGTGTACACATCTCTCTCATCTGTAACTAAAAGCATTTAACGTTCAGTACACAAAGGTTATCTACCATATTAGGGACAATCAGAGGAATCAGCACTTAATGGGTGATCTTTATTAAAATTGGCAATGTTTCTATTCTGGAAAATCAATTATCAGTAACTCCTCAGCCTGGTCTATGTTTCTCTCATTGCTCACAATTGTatctgtttgtgctgtactctGTGTTCTCCAGTGAAACCAGATCCCCCATTGAACCTGCAGTATCACATGACTATAGAAGGGGAGCTGAGATTGAGCTGGACCCATGTTCTACCCAGCGCTGAACGCTTTGTCTACGACATCCGCTactcctccagctccttgcACTCCTGGATGGTACGACCCAACAGAACATATTCACTTTTTTGATGCTCACAATATATATAATAGATACAGTGTAAAAAATGACATGGGAAAGTGAATATTACATATCATGTATGCAGTAAAATTTGGTTTCATACAATTGACCTTTATTTCACAGCTTTACTAGCAAACCCTACAAATGTTGGTTAAGGTCGTTGGAATTTTAAGATGCTAACTGTGTTAATGTAGACCTTTGATACAACCTTTGTATTGTAGTATTAGTCCCAAGCGAAAGATGCCATATTTTCTTGCAGCCGGAATGAGCTGCTCAGGTCTGAAATGAGAGAGGTCTAAAACTGTCAAGTGTACTGTCTGATGACAGCAGTGTGTTGGTCTCCACAGCGCATGAGTGCAGAGGGTGCTCCTGGTGCCTCCCTTAAGGGGCTTAGTGTAGGGCTTAACTACACTGTCCAGGTGCGCTGCAAGACCCCAGGCAACCAAGGCGTGTGGAGTGACTGGAGCCGCCCCCTTTACGTCTACCTAAACGgtgagcggggtgggggggaggtttcTTACTGTCTCAATTTATATTAGGTGTTGCTATTGTGGCAGAATGGAGTTGAGGGAAAGTACTTGGATAAGGTCTAACACTTCAGCTTTGTGACTCCTCACCTGAATTGACTCAGAAGCATATACTGCTTTGTTGATGATTGGCAGAGCATTAAGCTCCTGATGCTTATTAGCGGTATCAAGGAAATATACGTTTATGCAAATATAACTTAAGTGCTAAAGTGGGCACTTATTTCTTCATGGGGCTATTTACTGCAAGGGCCCCAAAGTTATAAAGAGGTTTAGATGATGTTGGCTGAATCCCCATCATCATGTTATTGTCTGTCATCATGATGTTTATCTAGCATTGGGCGTCATGTTAACTGCCATCATAAAGTTGCAGTGCTTTTCTCTTGATACAACACCATTGGTtccagttttgtatttttgtaatttgttgtGAAAGGCAAACCTTCTGGATTTTTAAGGGGTTTTAAGTTTCTAAGGGGTTTCTTAAAAAACTGCTCTCAAGTGACAATATACTGATGCTTTTACATGACTTTTCTATGAATGCCTCAGTGTTTGCGCtgggctagaaatagcttttgACAATGCCATTGGAAGCAGACAGGCTTTTCTTTGACATCAGGTTGGTCTGAGTGAATGACTAGCTTCCATTATGTCATATTGTATCGATAAGAGATGCATCAGCCAAAAACTTTTGGCTTTTACTGCTTCTCATTCATTTGTGTTCTCCATATATATGTGCAACTAGCCCTGGAGCCTAAATAGCAGTTAAAGacaaaaacattatcactgCTCATTGATGTTTTCTTCACAAGAACAACAACCACATAACGAACAGGTCTCTCACGGCAAGAGACCTGCATCTAATTTTGCCCTTAATGGCTTATGTTATGTGCATCTAGTAGGGTCTCCATGGCCATTTTGTCCCACAATACAGACAGGGAGTGGAGATGACTGTCTCTCGCTGAGTTATACTCTCAACAACAGTCATGAGTCAGTGGTCTCAGTGTATGTATActgtgtgctgcctgtgtcatCACCAGTGAATGTGGGGGCAGAAGTCATTCACAATGCCCTTTTCATGAATGCATGCCTCCATTTACAGTCTGTTGtggttttgaaagaaaaaaatcagtataCCGATTCTGTTGGTGGGGACCTTTGCAGAATGTGCTCTTTGTATACAAATATATAGCTTTTCAGAAATGGAAAGTTATGCAGTTGGCTTGGCCACTGctaattaattgtttatttttctctcaggGGTAGGAGGCACCTTAAGTGCTTTCTGTGGGTCCTTGTTTTAGCCAGTTGCTATAGAAACTAATTACAAACCCAAAGGACAGTCCAATGCAGCCAATTGAAAACATCCCCGGGCTTAATCTGTCCGTAAATCTAactggaattgtttttttttgttttttttttacagaactgtTATCGTATGCATTGCTTGCTGTGTTCTCAGAATCCTCATTGTTCCAGATCATAAACCTTAAAATGACAGCCTTTTCTTTTGCTGTGTCATGTTTATTGCAGAAGTGAGTTATATCCCTGAAAGATTATTCACCAGCACGGGGTCCAACGTCACAATTTACTGCATTTTTAACAACCGAAGCCACAGTGCTAAAAATGCAGTTTGGTGGCTGAGCTACCAGAAAGTTCCAGAGAGCCAGTACACCATTATCAGTGACCATGTGAGCAGTGTCACTTTGCTGAACGTGAAACCACTGAAACAACGAGGATATGACATCCTCCACTGCTGCcaacgagagggagagaagtcACTGTGCAGCTTCCCCTATGCCCAGATTTACGTTAAGGGTAAGCTATGTCTGGGCTGTGTTCCTATGCCTTCTTGGTGTCCATCTTGGGAAGTCTAACCCTTTTAGGTTGCACTCCGaactctttattttaaaatatttactctATTTCTTATTACCTTCTGGAGGAAACACTGAGCCCCCAAATTATGGGGtggtcaaagaatgctgcaaggatcatgtttctttaatttgaagtttgaatgcaatctgtaacatttaattgaaatcctTGATTGATTTTAATGTCTACATAGCTAATGTTTGTTGAGGCCTGACAgttgaaatgacattttttgaagCAGTTCCAGTGGAAACCAACACCGTGcgatttggttttgttacatggaaaatacaaTTGTTGACCTTTGTCTTTAGGCTAGACTTAAtaaaattcttcatttttttctggttgtgagttgtatattttgataaagattttttttgccaatcAACAAATTTGGCGATTTAtttgataattgatatctttgacaATCTTTGAATTGATATCTTAATTACCAATTTAAATcacattaatatatatattaataagtgagaagttttaactgttgatatAGCTGTGTTCTGTTGGATGTTAAAAGAGGGTGTCCCGACGTGGTTATTTTGAACAGATATCAGCGTTGCCATATCCTGTGAAGTCGATGGCGATCTCACAGCCATGACCTGCACCTGGAATACCAGCCAATGGGCTGAGGTCAGGTGTCTCTATCAGTAAGTGAAccagagagtttttttttttattaaaaaaaatgtctttgctgTAATACATTTCTTTGTACTGACATTAGGCAGAGCTAGCATAGTAGCTCTTTATACTAAAAtctgctgtgatgtgtgtgtgtgtacagaaggCATATGCTTCCCTGTGAAGAGGAGATGGAATTGCCTCCTGCTGTGGAGTGTCCTGTGTTGGGGGCAAAGAGTTGTAGACTTGAGCCCCTATTCCTGACCTCTTGCTACATAATGTGGGTAGAAGGAAGGGAGCAGGAGGGCACGGTCAAGTCCCACCCTATCTATATCCTGCCCATGGACTTGGGTGAGTCCAGTGGCTTTTTCCCAATACATTTCTTGTGGCTACATTTTGTCTTCTGTgtcaagaaaatatatttctcaagTCCTGTTTTTTAGTTATCTTGGAAGTTAAATAATCCATTCTGATGAAGGCTGCAATGCTGCACcctttacaaatatttaaattaactttttttgttgttcttgtaaTTTCATGTTGCATGTTTTCCATTGCGGAACCTAAAAGCCACTGGCCACTATTTTgttattgacttttttttacttacatACAAAGGTGTGACTCCTTGATTTGATACAATTCATGGTCAGTTGTCAAGGGCAAGCAGTCACTGCCAGTTGGCAGGGCCAGAATAAACATTACCTGACACCTTGCCTCCTGTACATGTGAAGGGCAAAGGTACTAAACTGATACATCTTTTGGCTAAAATAATTTATACGTAGTACGACATAGAAATAGCTTGTTTGATGCAGTGTATATTATATTTACCTGGAGGTGAACAAACTGTATCAGCTACATTTTCAATGAGTGCACAGACCAAGAATTCTTGACCCTGCTGTGTGCTACTCTTTACATGGACATTGATGATTTCTGTTAGCAACTGCAGCGATTCTAAGAAGCATGTATTGCAATGAGGCCGTGCAAAATTAGCGAGTGTTCTCTTTGGCTCCCTCTCGACCCCCTCTCCAGTGAAGCCCCATCCTCCATTTGATCTGGGAGCCACCTTTCTGCCGGATGCTCATCTAAGTATCTGGTGGAAGAGGCCTGAACTGCCTGTCTATGAGCTCCAGTTTGAGGTCCGGTACTCAGTGGACAAAGATGACACACTGCAAAAGGTAGCTTTTCTTCCTGGATTTTCAGCCTTCAGCTGCAGGGGTGGACAGAATTAGAATTTGTAGTATTGCCCGTGATCTGAAGTATTTCTGTTCTATCTTCCCTGAACATTGCTTACATTTTATGAGAGAAATCATCAATGCACTTCAGCATGGCTGGGAGCCGACGATCAATTTGCCTTTTCACTGAAAGGGCTTCATAATTTTAGTGAATAACAAACCGCCGAGGCAGCACTTTTTGATCCATTATCTGGGTAATTAATTCTTCTGTTTAACTTCCAGCAGAATTGCTTGAGGGGCTGTGAATGACATTTTTGTAGTTTAAAGCGGATGGATGTGATGAACAGCCCTTCCCTTTCTCGTTTGTTCCTCTTCACAGGTAATCAGGTCCGTGTCCAATCAGTCAGCCGTGGTCCCGGTTGTGGATCcgtgtgtggtgtacaccatTCAGGCACGCTGCAAGCGGCTTGCTGGACCTGGATTCTGGAGTGATTGGAGCAGCCCCTACTATACCACCATTAATAATATCAAAGGTAATCTGGATAACCTTAGCTACTTTTGCATGTGGGtggaaatgtaatataatggctACGGAACTGGGGCCTCATAAAATGGTCTTATGATTAAATTGTATCTTAAATAGTAGCTTACGCAGAAAACCATGACTAAGTAGTTATTCATAAAATCCTACTTTGACGTGGATATGATGTCATCACTACATTAATTACTTAAGTTAATTACCTGCTGGTTATCTGGTACTGCGCATGTGAGGACTACTTGCAAATTCCTGAAGTGGGCTGTATTCGCACTTTCAGataattcagaaaaactgtAAGAATACAAAGGCTGtgtaagttactctggataagagcatctgctaaatgcctgtgaggtaacagtgtgcttttaaaaaaaaaaactattgtgtATGATAAATGTCATTAATAACAGTAGTCTAGTTTTTTGTCACTAAGAGAGAGTGGTATGTAATAATCACCCATTATCATACCCTGAGGCTGTTAAGGATCTGTCAACTTAAAATCCTGCCATAAAATCCTGCCAGGCTTTAAACTTGACATAAATATCATGTTTTGAGCATCTCCCATGATACATTGGACTGATTCTGAAAGCAGACGTATAGTATGCCAAAAGTTACGGCAGGTGCCGTATGCTTCAGATAATTTTTTGAGAGAGTATGAATGAACCTAAACGTCACATCTGCTATTCCAGCACCTGAACAGGGACCTGATTTCTGGAGAGTACTTCAGGAATATCCCAAACTGAATCAGACACATGTCACTCTTCTCTTCACGGTAGGTGTATCTTTCCCTTGAGTCTTCCTGTCAAAACGGCACGTGAAGCTAATTCCACACTGCTGCGTTGTGTAAGAGTACGTGGAGCAAACACATAACAGTTTTTCTCCTTCCCCAGCTTTCGCAGAGCGAGGGCCCCTTCTGTTGCGTGGAGGGACTTACAGTTAAGCACCAGACCTCCAGGGGCTCTGTTTGGTCGGAGAATTTAGGCCGTGTCTCCACCTACTCCTTTTCCTGGACTGAAGATGtccacactgtcactgtcctGGCCCACAATGCCCTTGGATCTTCAACCAAGAACAGCAACATGACACTGACCAGACACACCAAATGTGAGCAAAATCCAAGCAAAAAGGCCTACAGGTTCATGTTATTTCAGGACCTTAGATAAGGACATAATCTGTTACGTTTGGCACATGCCACTGTAGTACTTTGAGAAATTACTATTCCTTGCTAGTAATTTCCTTACCAAAAGGAAACTCGATTAAATGTGTATCAAATTAGTTTTGTGGTACAGTTCTTTACAGTCTCAGTAGGAAGAAGTGTTAAACAGCATTACCAGTGTATTCAACATATAGACACATATTTGTTCCAGATCACAATGGCATGCAGTTATTTGTATGGTGTGATTCAACGTGCAATTAAATAATGTGTAACATTATATTGCAATTAGTTCTGATCAAGTAATTCGATTGGAGAAAAGGCATTCCATGAgtgctgatatacagtacaaaAGCACTGGAACTTTTTACTGTAACATATCACTCTGCTTTATTTACATGGttgaaatattctttttttttaatggaatcaTGAAAGAACTATAGTTGTTGGCAgagccaaataaatgaaaaaatcctTATTTGTTGTCTCAATCATTACTGATTGATCATTTATAGGCTAGTAGAACTGTTGTATAATAGCAATGTCATACTCGAAGTTGTGctattatactgtatatcagcatAATATGATGTCAATATGGTGATATTCTCATGTGATATAGCTTAAATATACAATAGGAGCTGCAGTTCATAAAACAGTGTGTAAGACACCTCTCAACCAACAGAGGGTGAGATTTCCACTTGTTCCTCAGTTTCAGTGTGCTGTCACTGCTATTAAATCTTCATGGATAAATTTGCTCAATTTTTCTCTGTGTCCAGCGCAATCCGTCCACTCGTTTAGCTCAATGATGGTAAACAGCAGCTGTGTGGCACTCTCCTGGACCCTGTTCCCAAACAGCTCTGCTCCGTCCTCATTTGTAATCCAGTGGAGCGGCCAAAGCAGGAGCAGGCAGCAGGACAAGCAGGGGGGGAGAGTGAAGTGGGTGCGGGTTCCCCCCAACAACCGTGCCTTTCACCTACATGGTAGGCCTGCTCTCGTACTGTGTTACAGTATACCGCATGTCAACTGTCATCAGTCATGGTCTTGTAGATATTCAGCGTCTGTTGAATATGAACTGTATTGCAGTCAACTGAGTTCAATACAAACTAGAAATACTAACTGCAACTGAGATAAATCACTCCAAGTCAATTAAGCATTCAGTACATCATTGTAATAGGATTATCCTAAGTTTATTTACACCAGagtaaattgtgttttcttggTCTAGTTTATATTGCACAGtggaaacattttctgaaattcatTATCACTAAGGAGTAAGGTCTTTAGCAccttgcaaaacaaaaatgcatcttTAGCACCTTGCATAACAGTGTGAAATATAATGCATCTGCCGATTTGTACATTTCAGCATGTGCACATAGAGCACAAATTCTTCACTATAAGTAAAATATGAGGAACAGTACTTTGTCAAATCACACAAACCAACTTGGTGCTCAAGGCTATTTCCTTGAGGTCTAGAAGAGCTGTAGAGTAACAGAGGCTGAGGGAATAAAGAAGAATATGGATGAAAAATGAGACAGCAATGGGCAGGATTCAGTCAAATGCACTTAGACCCTGAACAATTCAGTGAAAGCCTCTGGATCCAGTGCCTTACCTCAATAAAGGCTACTTTGCTTACACTGTCTCAATATGGCAAAGCAGGAGGTTTGTACCGAATGGAAATTAGATTTCATGGAGACTTTGACACTTattgatatgaaaataaaatgcccACCTTTTGGGTTGCATATTTTAAAGCATGCTGAATTCAGTTAAgtgtttttcagaaattttTATTAAGTAGTGGGAAATAGACTGTTGCAACTTAAAGATAACCAGGTattcaaatgtatgtattttttaaatatgaagttaattttaattgtttttcattacataCAAATGCGTAAAAATGTCCAACTTCACTTGTGTTGCTTACAAATTTTGCcaaatgtttataaatgcagtttcTTCCAGCAGTCTGTTTTGTAACAGCATACCTCTATGAGGACCCATGCAAATAAGGTTGTTGATTTGGAGAGGCACAATGTTATTCAGTTATGAACAGACCCAAAAGCGCTATTTAAACAGTTTGGTTACATATATTTTTCCTATTGCAAatataaactatttttaaactatttacaATCTTTAGTACGTTCACTTGCTCTTTAAAAAGCTCCCACCTCCAGCCTGGGCACCACAGATTTTAGTCTAATTTGATTGTGTTTAATTGTATGTGCCTTAAAATGGGCCAAATGCTTCTAGGAGAATGAGAAATTGTTATCATTCTAATAAAATGgccattcatatttataaataataatagtatgcAATGATGATAGGGTGATGTAGATGTGGTTAATGTTAGATGACAAAGCCTTAATCAATATTTTAGCAGTTCTGAGAGTGTAAAATAGCAAACAACAGTCAGTGGGAAATGTTGCACATATGCCTTTCTTACTGTAAGTACAGTACAATTTGAGTTTTAGTTTAATCTCTTGTCTGAGCAAACGGCATTATTTGGAATGTTATATTGGATGACAAGTCTTCTTTCCTACGGAAGATAGAATTAACAGTTAAGCATCTGGGTGAACCAGTGGTAAAACAGAAAGGGCTGATGTGAAGAGATATGCCCCATTCACTCTATGTTTATGACACTCTATGACACAGTACTCTCAGAAGTGATGAGACTTGCTTTCTGCCTGTGTGCTTAGATACAGTGTGAAAGCAAGATGCTATTGGCTTCTTGGCTGCATTGGTCGGCGCTCCACAGTCATCTCAAGCTGGAACGTTAT
This is a stretch of genomic DNA from Anguilla rostrata isolate EN2019 chromosome 4, ASM1855537v3, whole genome shotgun sequence. It encodes these proteins:
- the lepr gene encoding leptin receptor isoform X3; its protein translation is MSFSTMGMFLLCLILALHSVVGVTLSDGRLLGTPWAAALCCDLAEQARSPRCHISPHSSSLASLNHLPSRGVVCLNILCWVDGNLENVICNLKLYVGLSDTSRPIAISLQRLPSQFGSDNVTDSGAHSKCEGQDVRTCSVALHSVNSTVSLMISISDGSSSVQSPVMDIVPLSFLKPDPPLNLQYHMTIEGELRLSWTHVLPSAERFVYDIRYSSSSLHSWMRMSAEGAPGASLKGLSVGLNYTVQVRCKTPGNQGVWSDWSRPLYVYLNEVSYIPERLFTSTGSNVTIYCIFNNRSHSAKNAVWWLSYQKVPESQYTIISDHVSSVTLLNVKPLKQRGYDILHCCQREGEKSLCSFPYAQIYVKDISVAISCEVDGDLTAMTCTWNTSQWAEVRCLYQRHMLPCEEEMELPPAVECPVLGAKSCRLEPLFLTSCYIMWVEGREQEGTVKSHPIYILPMDLVKPHPPFDLGATFLPDAHLSIWWKRPELPVYELQFEVRYSVDKDDTLQKVIRSVSNQSAVVPVVDPCVVYTIQARCKRLAGPGFWSDWSSPYYTTINNIKAPEQGPDFWRVLQEYPKLNQTHVTLLFTLSQSEGPFCCVEGLTVKHQTSRGSVWSENLGRVSTYSFSWTEDVHTVTVLAHNALGSSTKNSNMTLTRHTKSQSVHSFSSMMVNSSCVALSWTLFPNSSAPSSFVIQWSGQSRSRQQDKQGGRVKWVRVPPNNRAFHLHETFFASEEYQFILYPIFENTEGEPIYAKEDRGRPRGDHAAYMLLLIITFLSVVLFVTLAVSQNQMRKLVWKDVPNPNNCSWAQGVDFRKAETIESLFRHPERLISCPLLLESETISEAVIVEKTSPAVQNNERDQVLGKAGQGETASSLPPCGNTEEPPVQETSLSPGSPDDSAQSRISYAMVLFPGTPGLLYKQQESLSSSSDEGNFSANNSDISGSFPGGLWELENPPSNDSDPRHSCCYNSAEEFSETSDQEDEVLDGTGAGKELYYLGMTSQSEEEEEDEKQGEDEEEEEEEEVGARYPGEDAQELPLESSPLLGRWDPRLDRTDAAAKGPPLYVPQFRTASRKSQQAKAKERSGVESLQV
- the lepr gene encoding leptin receptor isoform X4 — encoded protein: MSFSTMGMFLLCLILALHSVVGVTLSDGRLLGTPWAAALCCDLAEQARSPRCHISPHSSSLASLNHLPSRGVVCLNILCWVDGNLENVICNLKLYVGLSDTSRPIAISLQRLPSQFGSDNVTDSGAHSKCEGQDVRTCSVALHSVNSTVSLMISISDGSSSVQSPVMDIVPLSFLKPDPPLNLQYHMTIEGELRLSWTHVLPSAERFVYDIRYSSSSLHSWMRMSAEGAPGASLKGLSVGLNYTVQVRCKTPGNQGVWSDWSRPLYVYLNEVSYIPERLFTSTGSNVTIYCIFNNRSHSAKNAVWWLSYQKVPESQYTIISDHVSSVTLLNVKPLKQRGYDILHCCQREGEKSLCSFPYAQIYVKDISVAISCEVDGDLTAMTCTWNTSQWAEVRCLYQRHMLPCEEEMELPPAVECPVLGAKSCRLEPLFLTSCYIMWVEGREQEGTVKSHPIYILPMDLVKPHPPFDLGATFLPDAHLSIWWKRPELPVYELQFEVRYSVDKDDTLQKVIRSVSNQSAVVPVVDPCVVYTIQARCKRLAGPGFWSDWSSPYYTTINNIKAPEQGPDFWRVLQEYPKLNQTHVTLLFTLSQSEGPFCCVEGLTVKHQTSRGSVWSENLGRVSTYSFSWTEDVHTVTVLAHNALGSSTKNSNMTLTRHTKSQSVHSFSSMMVNSSCVALSWTLFPNSSAPSSFVIQWSGQSRSRQQDKQGGRVKWVRVPPNNRAFHLHETFFASEEYQFILYPIFENTEGEPIYAKDRGRPRGDHAAYMLLLIITFLSVVLFVTLAVSQNQMRKLVWKDVPNPNNCSWAQGVDFRKAETIESLFRHPERLISCPLLLESETISEAVIVEKTSPAVQNNERDQVLGKAGQGETASSLPPCGNTEEPPVQETSLSPGSPDDSAQSRISYAMVLFPGTPGLLYKQQESLSSSSDEGNFSANNSDISGSFPGGLWELENPPSNDSDPRHSCCYNSAEEFSETSDQEDEVLDGTGAGKELYYLGMTSQSEEEEEDEKQGEDEEEEEEEEVGARYPGEDAQELPLESSPLLGRWDPRLDRTDAAAKGPPLYVPQFRTASRKSQQAKAKERSGVESLQV